A window of the Vigna angularis cultivar LongXiaoDou No.4 chromosome 3, ASM1680809v1, whole genome shotgun sequence genome harbors these coding sequences:
- the LOC108325546 gene encoding photosynthetic NDH subunit of subcomplex B 5, chloroplastic gives MAVCSSLSLLPPIPSQPKTFSFSQTPLTKIFTNGNTPTRFLLNAGFNEIEPDLNEDPKDVYATNGIDADDFEYGIYDDHHTYFEGEQKGTFWGSIMEEIAAAEPPTGFQGLMSWLFPPAIALGVYFNVPGEYLYIAAGVFVIVFCIIEMDKPDKPHHFEPHIYNMERGARDKLINDYNTMNIWEFNEKYGDLWDTTIQKDDITKR, from the exons ATGGCAGTGTGTTCCTCACTCTCACTTCTCCCTCCCATTCCTTCTCAACCCAAAACATTCTCGTTTTCTCAAACACCACTCACAAAGATCTTCACCAACGGTAACACCCCAACAAGATTCTTGTTGAATGCTGGTTTCAACGAGATAGAGCCTGACCTCAATGAAGATCCTAAAGACGTATATGCTACCAATGGAATTGATGCT GATGATTTTGAGTATGGAATTTATGATGACCATCACACTTACTTTGAAGGAGAACAGAAAG GAACATTTTGGGGTTCAATTATGGAAGAGATAGCAGCAGCAGAACCCCCCACAGGATTCCAGG GGCTTATGTCATGGCTCTTCCCACCAGCCATTGCTCTTGGGGTGTACTTCAATGTTCCG GGGGAGTATTTGTACATTGCAGCAGGCGTATTTGTAATCGTATTTTGCATTATTGAGATGGATAAACCTGATAAACCCCACCACTTTGAACCTCACATATACAATATGGAAAGAGGAGCTCGAGACAAGTTGATAAATGACTATAATACCATGAACATATGGGAGTTCAATGAAAAATATGGTGACCTGTGGGATACTACTATCCAGAAGGATGACATAACCAAGAGATAA
- the LOC108326544 gene encoding serine/threonine receptor-like kinase NFP, with amino-acid sequence MTPLKLHHFLLLMFIFFFFLLPSSHAQTLRQANNTGFTCTGTRTCAAYAFYRASAPNFLDLAAVGDLFEVSRLMIATPSNISSVSSALVEDQPLFVPLTCSCNPVNATFGSLSYANISYAIQPNDTFFVVSTYKFNNLTTYPSVETVNPTLVATNLSIGQVTIFPVFCKCPETNNTNYMISYVVQPEDNISSIASAFGVQEQAIIDVNNDTLHDYDTIFIPVEQLPSLSQPAVAPAAPPGGNGSDTGSGSGNDRTGTVRGLGIGLGVVGMLLVLVSGLWLWREFVMKKRLGYEDEEEEGGRKKVYSGGKEGQKGDLDVKLMANVSDCLDKYRVFDVEELVEATNGFDGRSLIEGSVYKGEIDGELFAIKKMKWNAYEELKILQKVNHGNLVKLEGFCIDPEEANCYLVYEYVENGSLYSWLHEERKEKLNWKTRLRIAVDIANGLQYIHEHTRPRVVHKDIKSSNILLDYNKRAKIANFGLAKSGMNAITMHIVGTQGYIAPEYLADGVVSTKMDVFSFGVVLLELISGKEAIDKEGNLLWESAIRTFEVDSEQEKARRLREWMDKDILRETCSMESLMGVLTVAIACLQKDQSKRPSIMDIVYALCKSEDLGFDISDDGFGSPRVVAR; translated from the exons ATGACACCCCTCAAACTGCATCACTTCCTCCTTCTcatgttcatcttcttcttcttcttgctccCTTCTTCCCACGCCCAAACGCTACGTCAGGCGAACAACACGGGCTTCACGTGCACGGGCACCCGCACCTGCGCCGCCTACGCCTTCTACCGTGCCTCCGCCCCCAACTTCCTGGACCTGGCCGCCGTGGGCGACCTCTTCGAGGTGAGCCGCCTAATGATAGCCACGCCGAGCAACATCTCCTCCGTGTCCTCTGCCCTGGTCGAAGACCAGCCCCTCTTCGTCCCTCTGACCTGCTCCTGCAACCCCGTGAATGCCACCTTCGGGTCCCTCTCCTACGCCAACATCTCCTACGCCATCCAACCCAACGACACCTTCTTCGTCGTCTCCACCTACAAGTTCAACAACCTCACCACCTACCCTTCCGTCGAAACCGTCAACCCCACCTTGGTCGCCACCAACCTCTCCATCGGCCAGGTCACCATCTTTCCTGTCTTCTGCAAATGCCCCGAAACCAACAACACTAACTATATGATCTCCTACGTTGTGCAACCCGAGGACAACATCTCCTCCATTGCCTCAGCTTTTGGGGTTCAGGAACAGGCTATAATTGACGTCAACAACGACACACTCCATGATTACGACACCATTTTCATCCCTGTGGAGCAGCTTCCGTCTCTGTCGCAGCCTGCGGTGGCTCCGGCTGCGCCCCCTGGTGGGAATGGGAGTGACACTGGGAGTGGGAGTGGCAATGATAGAACTGGAACTGTTAGAGGGTTGGGGATTGGGTTGGGGGTGGTGGGGATGTTATTGGTGTTGGTAAGTGGGTTGTGGTTGTGGAGAGAGTTTGTGATGAAGAAAAGGTTGGGATATGAggatgaggaggaggagggaGGGAGGAAGAAGGTGTATTCGGGAGGCAAAGAGGGACAGAAAGGTGATTTGGATGTGAAACTGATGGCGAATGTGTCGGATTGTTTGGACAAGTATAGGGTTTTTGATGTTGAGGAACTGGTGGAGGCCACGAATGGGTTTGATGGAAGGTCCTTGATTGAGGGATCCGTTTACAAAGGGGAGATTGATGGGGAGCTCTTTGCCATCAAGAAGATGAAATGGAATGCCTATGAGGAACTCAAGATCTTGCAGAAG GTAAACCATGGGAATCTGGTGAAGTTGGAGGGATTCTGCATAGACCCAGAAGAAGCAAACTGCTATCTAGTCTATGAATATGTGGAGAATGGATCTCTATACTCGTGGTTGCATGAGGAGAGAAAGGAAAAGTTGAACTGGAAAACAAGGCTAAGAATAGCCGTCGACATTGCCAACGGCCTCCAATACATCCACGAGCACACAAGGCCACGAGTTGTGCACAAAGACATCAAGAGCAGCAACATTCTGTTGGACTACAACAAGAGAGCCAAAATTGCAAATTTTGGGCTTGCAAAGTCTGGAATGAATGCCATCACCATGCACATTGTGGGAACACAGGGCTACATTGCCCCTGAATATCTGGCTGATGGTGTGGTCTCCACAAAGATGGATGTGTTCTCTTTTGGGGTTGTGTTACTTGAACTAATTTCTGGGAAGGAAGCCATTGATAAGGAGGGAAATCTGTTGTGGGAAAGTGCCATCAGAACCTTTGAAGTGGACAGTGAGCAAGAGAAGGCTAGGAGACTGAGGGAATGGATGGATAAGGACATTTTAAGGGAGACATGTTCAATGGAAAGTTTGATGGGTGTTCTCACTGTTGCAATTGCTTGCTTGCAGAAAGACCAGTCAAAGAGGCCAAGCATAATGGACATTGTCTATGCACTGTGTAAAAGTGAAGATTTGGGCTTTGACATCTCAGATGATGGGTTTGGCTCACCACGGGTGGTGGCTAGGTAG
- the LOC108325952 gene encoding cleavage and polyadenylation specificity factor subunit 3-II isoform X1, whose translation MAIETLVLGAGQEVGKSCVVVTMNGKRIMFDCGMHMGFLDHRRYPDFTLVDPNQDFNSAITCIIITHFHLDHVGALAYFTEVCGYNGPIYMTYPTKALAPLMLEDYRKVMVDRRGEEELFSSDQIAECMKKVTAVDLRQTVQVDEDLQIRAYYAGHVIGAAMFYAKVGDAEMVYTGDYNMTPDRHLGAAQIDRLRLDLLITESTYATTIRDSRYAREREFLKAVHKCVSCGGKVLIPTFALGRAQELCILLEDYWERMNLQVPIYFSAGLTIQANAYYKMLISWTSQKIKDTYSKHNAFDFKNVQKFERSMINAPGPCVLFATPGMISGGFSLEVFKQWAVSENNLVTLPGYCVAGTIGHKLMSDKRAKVDLDAKTRIDVRCQVHQLAFSPHTDSKGIMDLVNFLTPKHVILVHGEKHKMASLKEKIHSEFGIQCYDPANNETICISSTHSVNAEASDTFIRSCLSPNFTFQKCSSADACNSTTIGKSLMPMVQVEDERVSEGVFVVERGKKPKIVHKDELLLMLEEQKHDTMSGTF comes from the exons ATGGCGATTGAAACGCTAGTGTTAG GCGCTGGTCAAGAAGTTGGGAAGAGCTGCGTGGTGGTAACCATGAATGGCAAACGAATCATGTTTGATTGTGGAATGCATATGGGGTTCTTGGACCATCGTCGTTACCCTGATTTCACCCTTGTCGATCCCAATCAAGATTTCAACTCTGCCATTACTTGCATCATCATCACCCACTT TCATTTGGATCATGTTGGCGCTTTAGCTTACTTCACAGAAGTTTGTGGGTATAATGGACCAATTTACATGACG TACCCAACAAAAGCTTTGGCTCCTTTGATGTTGGAAGACTATCGCAAAGTGATGGTTGATCGGCGGGGTGAGGAAGAGCTATTCTCATCTGATCAAATTGCTGAGTGCATGAAGAAGG TTACTGCTGTTGATTTGAGGCAAACTGTACAAGTAGATGAAGACTTGCAGATACGTGCCTATTACGCAGGACAT GTTATTGGAGCTGCAATGTTCTATGCAAAAGTAGGAGATGCAGAAATGGTTTATACTGGAGACTACAATATGACACCGGATAGACACCTTGGAGCAGCTCAAATTGATAGATTACGACTTGACCTTCTTATAACTGA aTCCACATATGCGACTACAATTCGTGATTCAAGATATGCTCGAGAGAGGGAATTCCTCAAAGCT gTTCATAAATGTGTATCATGTGGAGGCAAGGTGCTTATTCCAACATTTGCTCTTGGAAGAGCTCAG GAACTATGCATTTTGTTGGAGGACTACTGGGAACGCATGAATTTGCAGGTTCCTATCTACTTCTCAGCAG GATTAACAATCCAAGCTAATGCGTATTATAAAATGCTTATTAGTTGGACAAGCCAGAAGATTAAAGATACATACTCTAAACATAATGCTTTTGATTTTAAGAATg TTCAAAAATTTGAAAGGTCTATGATAAATGCTCCTGGTCCTTGTGTTCTTTTCGCGACTCCTGGGATGATAAGCGGTGGATTTTCACTTGAAGTTTTTAAGCAGTGGGCAGTGTCAGAAAATAACCTTGTCACTTTGCCAGG GTATTGTGTGGCTGGAACGATAGGTCATAAATTAATGTCAGATAAGCGGGCCAAAGTTGATCTGGATGCTAAGACAAGAATAGATGTGCGATGCCAG GTTCATCAATTAGCTTTTAGTCCTCACACTGATTCTAAAGGGATAATGGATCTTGTAAATTTTCTCACCCCCAAGCACGTTATTCTAGTGCATGGAGAGAAGCATAAGATGGCTTCCCTTAAAGAAAAGATTCATTCTGAATTTGGGATTCAATGTTATGATCCTGCAAACAATGAAACCATATGCATTTCTTCAACTCACTCTGTAAATGCAGAAGCCTCAGACACTTTCATTCGAAGCTGCTTGAGTCCAAACTTCACATTTCAGAAATGTAGTTCTGCGGACGCATGTAACTCTACTACGATAGGCAAGAGCTTAATGCCTATGGTCCAAGTTGAAGATGAAAGGGTATCAGAGGGAGTTTTTGTTGTGGAGAGGGGTAAAAAGCCAAAGATTGTACACAAGGACGAACTTTTGCTTATGTTGGAAGAACAGAAGCACGATACAATGAGCGGGACGTTCTGA
- the LOC108325952 gene encoding cleavage and polyadenylation specificity factor subunit 3-II isoform X4, protein MTYPTKALAPLMLEDYRKVMVDRRGEEELFSSDQIAECMKKVTAVDLRQTVQVDEDLQIRAYYAGHVIGAAMFYAKVGDAEMVYTGDYNMTPDRHLGAAQIDRLRLDLLITESTYATTIRDSRYAREREFLKAVHKCVSCGGKVLIPTFALGRAQELCILLEDYWERMNLQVPIYFSAGLTIQANAYYKMLISWTSQKIKDTYSKHNAFDFKNVQKFERSMINAPGPCVLFATPGMISGGFSLEVFKQWAVSENNLVTLPGYCVAGTIGHKLMSDKRAKVDLDAKTRIDVRCQVHQLAFSPHTDSKGIMDLVNFLTPKHVILVHGEKHKMASLKEKIHSEFGIQCYDPANNETICISSTHSVNAEASDTFIRSCLSPNFTFQKCSSADACNSTTIGKSLMPMVQVEDERVSEGVFVVERGKKPKIVHKDELLLMLEEQKHDTMSGTF, encoded by the exons ATGACG TACCCAACAAAAGCTTTGGCTCCTTTGATGTTGGAAGACTATCGCAAAGTGATGGTTGATCGGCGGGGTGAGGAAGAGCTATTCTCATCTGATCAAATTGCTGAGTGCATGAAGAAGG TTACTGCTGTTGATTTGAGGCAAACTGTACAAGTAGATGAAGACTTGCAGATACGTGCCTATTACGCAGGACAT GTTATTGGAGCTGCAATGTTCTATGCAAAAGTAGGAGATGCAGAAATGGTTTATACTGGAGACTACAATATGACACCGGATAGACACCTTGGAGCAGCTCAAATTGATAGATTACGACTTGACCTTCTTATAACTGA aTCCACATATGCGACTACAATTCGTGATTCAAGATATGCTCGAGAGAGGGAATTCCTCAAAGCT gTTCATAAATGTGTATCATGTGGAGGCAAGGTGCTTATTCCAACATTTGCTCTTGGAAGAGCTCAG GAACTATGCATTTTGTTGGAGGACTACTGGGAACGCATGAATTTGCAGGTTCCTATCTACTTCTCAGCAG GATTAACAATCCAAGCTAATGCGTATTATAAAATGCTTATTAGTTGGACAAGCCAGAAGATTAAAGATACATACTCTAAACATAATGCTTTTGATTTTAAGAATg TTCAAAAATTTGAAAGGTCTATGATAAATGCTCCTGGTCCTTGTGTTCTTTTCGCGACTCCTGGGATGATAAGCGGTGGATTTTCACTTGAAGTTTTTAAGCAGTGGGCAGTGTCAGAAAATAACCTTGTCACTTTGCCAGG GTATTGTGTGGCTGGAACGATAGGTCATAAATTAATGTCAGATAAGCGGGCCAAAGTTGATCTGGATGCTAAGACAAGAATAGATGTGCGATGCCAG GTTCATCAATTAGCTTTTAGTCCTCACACTGATTCTAAAGGGATAATGGATCTTGTAAATTTTCTCACCCCCAAGCACGTTATTCTAGTGCATGGAGAGAAGCATAAGATGGCTTCCCTTAAAGAAAAGATTCATTCTGAATTTGGGATTCAATGTTATGATCCTGCAAACAATGAAACCATATGCATTTCTTCAACTCACTCTGTAAATGCAGAAGCCTCAGACACTTTCATTCGAAGCTGCTTGAGTCCAAACTTCACATTTCAGAAATGTAGTTCTGCGGACGCATGTAACTCTACTACGATAGGCAAGAGCTTAATGCCTATGGTCCAAGTTGAAGATGAAAGGGTATCAGAGGGAGTTTTTGTTGTGGAGAGGGGTAAAAAGCCAAAGATTGTACACAAGGACGAACTTTTGCTTATGTTGGAAGAACAGAAGCACGATACAATGAGCGGGACGTTCTGA
- the LOC108325952 gene encoding cleavage and polyadenylation specificity factor subunit 3-II isoform X3 → MKEFNLLTLLVISILTLPCHFKNFGSHLDHVGALAYFTEVCGYNGPIYMTYPTKALAPLMLEDYRKVMVDRRGEEELFSSDQIAECMKKVTAVDLRQTVQVDEDLQIRAYYAGHVIGAAMFYAKVGDAEMVYTGDYNMTPDRHLGAAQIDRLRLDLLITESTYATTIRDSRYAREREFLKAVHKCVSCGGKVLIPTFALGRAQELCILLEDYWERMNLQVPIYFSAGLTIQANAYYKMLISWTSQKIKDTYSKHNAFDFKNVQKFERSMINAPGPCVLFATPGMISGGFSLEVFKQWAVSENNLVTLPGYCVAGTIGHKLMSDKRAKVDLDAKTRIDVRCQVHQLAFSPHTDSKGIMDLVNFLTPKHVILVHGEKHKMASLKEKIHSEFGIQCYDPANNETICISSTHSVNAEASDTFIRSCLSPNFTFQKCSSADACNSTTIGKSLMPMVQVEDERVSEGVFVVERGKKPKIVHKDELLLMLEEQKHDTMSGTF, encoded by the exons ATGAAAGAGTTTAACCTCCTCACCCTTCTTGTTATTAGCATTTTGACGTTGCCTTGTCATTTCAAAAATTTCGGCAGTCATTTGGATCATGTTGGCGCTTTAGCTTACTTCACAGAAGTTTGTGGGTATAATGGACCAATTTACATGACG TACCCAACAAAAGCTTTGGCTCCTTTGATGTTGGAAGACTATCGCAAAGTGATGGTTGATCGGCGGGGTGAGGAAGAGCTATTCTCATCTGATCAAATTGCTGAGTGCATGAAGAAGG TTACTGCTGTTGATTTGAGGCAAACTGTACAAGTAGATGAAGACTTGCAGATACGTGCCTATTACGCAGGACAT GTTATTGGAGCTGCAATGTTCTATGCAAAAGTAGGAGATGCAGAAATGGTTTATACTGGAGACTACAATATGACACCGGATAGACACCTTGGAGCAGCTCAAATTGATAGATTACGACTTGACCTTCTTATAACTGA aTCCACATATGCGACTACAATTCGTGATTCAAGATATGCTCGAGAGAGGGAATTCCTCAAAGCT gTTCATAAATGTGTATCATGTGGAGGCAAGGTGCTTATTCCAACATTTGCTCTTGGAAGAGCTCAG GAACTATGCATTTTGTTGGAGGACTACTGGGAACGCATGAATTTGCAGGTTCCTATCTACTTCTCAGCAG GATTAACAATCCAAGCTAATGCGTATTATAAAATGCTTATTAGTTGGACAAGCCAGAAGATTAAAGATACATACTCTAAACATAATGCTTTTGATTTTAAGAATg TTCAAAAATTTGAAAGGTCTATGATAAATGCTCCTGGTCCTTGTGTTCTTTTCGCGACTCCTGGGATGATAAGCGGTGGATTTTCACTTGAAGTTTTTAAGCAGTGGGCAGTGTCAGAAAATAACCTTGTCACTTTGCCAGG GTATTGTGTGGCTGGAACGATAGGTCATAAATTAATGTCAGATAAGCGGGCCAAAGTTGATCTGGATGCTAAGACAAGAATAGATGTGCGATGCCAG GTTCATCAATTAGCTTTTAGTCCTCACACTGATTCTAAAGGGATAATGGATCTTGTAAATTTTCTCACCCCCAAGCACGTTATTCTAGTGCATGGAGAGAAGCATAAGATGGCTTCCCTTAAAGAAAAGATTCATTCTGAATTTGGGATTCAATGTTATGATCCTGCAAACAATGAAACCATATGCATTTCTTCAACTCACTCTGTAAATGCAGAAGCCTCAGACACTTTCATTCGAAGCTGCTTGAGTCCAAACTTCACATTTCAGAAATGTAGTTCTGCGGACGCATGTAACTCTACTACGATAGGCAAGAGCTTAATGCCTATGGTCCAAGTTGAAGATGAAAGGGTATCAGAGGGAGTTTTTGTTGTGGAGAGGGGTAAAAAGCCAAAGATTGTACACAAGGACGAACTTTTGCTTATGTTGGAAGAACAGAAGCACGATACAATGAGCGGGACGTTCTGA
- the LOC108325952 gene encoding cleavage and polyadenylation specificity factor subunit 3-II isoform X2 yields MNGKRIMFDCGMHMGFLDHRRYPDFTLVDPNQDFNSAITCIIITHFHLDHVGALAYFTEVCGYNGPIYMTYPTKALAPLMLEDYRKVMVDRRGEEELFSSDQIAECMKKVTAVDLRQTVQVDEDLQIRAYYAGHVIGAAMFYAKVGDAEMVYTGDYNMTPDRHLGAAQIDRLRLDLLITESTYATTIRDSRYAREREFLKAVHKCVSCGGKVLIPTFALGRAQELCILLEDYWERMNLQVPIYFSAGLTIQANAYYKMLISWTSQKIKDTYSKHNAFDFKNVQKFERSMINAPGPCVLFATPGMISGGFSLEVFKQWAVSENNLVTLPGYCVAGTIGHKLMSDKRAKVDLDAKTRIDVRCQVHQLAFSPHTDSKGIMDLVNFLTPKHVILVHGEKHKMASLKEKIHSEFGIQCYDPANNETICISSTHSVNAEASDTFIRSCLSPNFTFQKCSSADACNSTTIGKSLMPMVQVEDERVSEGVFVVERGKKPKIVHKDELLLMLEEQKHDTMSGTF; encoded by the exons ATGAATGGCAAACGAATCATGTTTGATTGTGGAATGCATATGGGGTTCTTGGACCATCGTCGTTACCCTGATTTCACCCTTGTCGATCCCAATCAAGATTTCAACTCTGCCATTACTTGCATCATCATCACCCACTT TCATTTGGATCATGTTGGCGCTTTAGCTTACTTCACAGAAGTTTGTGGGTATAATGGACCAATTTACATGACG TACCCAACAAAAGCTTTGGCTCCTTTGATGTTGGAAGACTATCGCAAAGTGATGGTTGATCGGCGGGGTGAGGAAGAGCTATTCTCATCTGATCAAATTGCTGAGTGCATGAAGAAGG TTACTGCTGTTGATTTGAGGCAAACTGTACAAGTAGATGAAGACTTGCAGATACGTGCCTATTACGCAGGACAT GTTATTGGAGCTGCAATGTTCTATGCAAAAGTAGGAGATGCAGAAATGGTTTATACTGGAGACTACAATATGACACCGGATAGACACCTTGGAGCAGCTCAAATTGATAGATTACGACTTGACCTTCTTATAACTGA aTCCACATATGCGACTACAATTCGTGATTCAAGATATGCTCGAGAGAGGGAATTCCTCAAAGCT gTTCATAAATGTGTATCATGTGGAGGCAAGGTGCTTATTCCAACATTTGCTCTTGGAAGAGCTCAG GAACTATGCATTTTGTTGGAGGACTACTGGGAACGCATGAATTTGCAGGTTCCTATCTACTTCTCAGCAG GATTAACAATCCAAGCTAATGCGTATTATAAAATGCTTATTAGTTGGACAAGCCAGAAGATTAAAGATACATACTCTAAACATAATGCTTTTGATTTTAAGAATg TTCAAAAATTTGAAAGGTCTATGATAAATGCTCCTGGTCCTTGTGTTCTTTTCGCGACTCCTGGGATGATAAGCGGTGGATTTTCACTTGAAGTTTTTAAGCAGTGGGCAGTGTCAGAAAATAACCTTGTCACTTTGCCAGG GTATTGTGTGGCTGGAACGATAGGTCATAAATTAATGTCAGATAAGCGGGCCAAAGTTGATCTGGATGCTAAGACAAGAATAGATGTGCGATGCCAG GTTCATCAATTAGCTTTTAGTCCTCACACTGATTCTAAAGGGATAATGGATCTTGTAAATTTTCTCACCCCCAAGCACGTTATTCTAGTGCATGGAGAGAAGCATAAGATGGCTTCCCTTAAAGAAAAGATTCATTCTGAATTTGGGATTCAATGTTATGATCCTGCAAACAATGAAACCATATGCATTTCTTCAACTCACTCTGTAAATGCAGAAGCCTCAGACACTTTCATTCGAAGCTGCTTGAGTCCAAACTTCACATTTCAGAAATGTAGTTCTGCGGACGCATGTAACTCTACTACGATAGGCAAGAGCTTAATGCCTATGGTCCAAGTTGAAGATGAAAGGGTATCAGAGGGAGTTTTTGTTGTGGAGAGGGGTAAAAAGCCAAAGATTGTACACAAGGACGAACTTTTGCTTATGTTGGAAGAACAGAAGCACGATACAATGAGCGGGACGTTCTGA
- the LOC108325220 gene encoding auxin-induced protein 22B, protein MESRVVFESDLNLKATELRLGLPGTEEKEDKNLRTHAVLRNNKRQVRETSQDSISISNASHHQQHVETVSAPPLKAKIVGWPPIRSYRKNSVQEGEGDGIFVKVSLDGAPYLRKIDLKVYRGYPELLKALETMFKLAIGEYSEREGYKGSEYAPTYEDKDGDWMLVGDVPWDMFVTSCKRLRIMKGSEASGLGCVV, encoded by the exons ATGGAAAGCAGAGTGGTATTTGAGAGTGATCTGAACCTCAAGGCAACAGAACTTAGATTAGGGTTGCCAGGGACAGAGGAAAAGGAAGACAAGAACCTGCGTACACATGCTGTTCTTAGAAACAACAAAAGACAAGTGCGTGAAACTTCTCAAGACTCCATTTCCATTTCCAATGCTTCACATCACCAACAACACGTAGAGACTGTTTCAGCTCCTCCACTCAA GGCAAAGATAGTGGGGTGGCCACCAATCAGATCCTACAGGAAGAACAGTGTGCAGGAGGGCGAGGGGGATGGGATCTTTGTGAAAGTGAGCTTGGATGGAGCACCTTACCTCAGAAAAATTGACTTGAAAGTCTACAGGGGTTATCCAGAACTACTCAAAGCTTTAGAAACCATGTTCAAGTTGGCCATAG GTGAGTACTCTGAAAGAGAGGGTTATAAGGGGTCTGAATATGCTCCTACATATGAAGACAAGGATGGTGACTGGATGCTAGTTGGAGATGTTCCATGGGA CATGTTTGTGACTTCTTGCAAAAGGCTAAGAATCATGAAAGGCTCGGAAGCAAGTGGGCTGGGTTGTGTTGTATGA